One window from the genome of Daphnia pulex isolate KAP4 chromosome 9, ASM2113471v1 encodes:
- the LOC124203297 gene encoding mediator of RNA polymerase II transcription subunit 12-like isoform X1, whose translation MACLSMENRPLKKLRLGPPDVYPQDPKQKEDELTPVNVKQGFSHTPNLNQSEEYGSAKNHNFSLSKVQTFINGVLTKKQEINTLPDTGRKRQLINPKENFHNVTPKSKAFIESWFKDLAGSKPLMNLGKRVPIFNKKEEIFIQLSEYQVPMSRAIWLIKMTSAYSVAISEAKMKKRQVPDSSQEWTSTLVRFIKEQIVKLQDFYQKSTNSGGTSAAYASNATAYHNGSPLMSDEQKLALRQFNYCQQLCKVMFEEGLLECQDFLQWQLDMLEKCKTCDDGLLKFIIPLILQYVDEFTQCEILSRKLVFQVCRRISPLLSNDQISEGSVSLDVGNCGQHRSVLLQMSAIIQAVVLHCPTALVWNHSGEGKISSHLVGSPLDHLPIPPSALPMAPRFSNDHVRQMLREAENAIKQRSKAAESRWPLDKLIHHSEINCSVKQKQQNQPQTGIITARVLQALEALDLHSFDRVDLTNSIDSLYVKIFPAIGGNKGNVDPATVEQIGQFAKQDEPFVRLLCQWAVSDQRYGEHRAIAAALLLEKRQMDLVALTESDAVGGEDNDTDENLAAVSAVQPVYQGFLMKFLDSEAPVLNESSSGHNNRTVFASLVHLYYELIKHDVFSHDMYMCTLISRGDLLSVTPGHSGATVAPSNSGHFAGTPSSGMSSLTGFQCMNDLRCEMDDSKIDDDLGKLLQHIKEEQQIVMDTPDSPKDESHNTLETGRGEKEGKRQSRHLLFTTHFPLPQDDSLIHDCNQRHILLYGVGKAREESRHAVKKVSKEMCRLFHKKLAIDVQTEGTNLAGGVGAFVGSSKSRKHSSRLEFNFELSMQRFLSLSYFDRHAVAAQAASTCMEMINSFTVGGAAYLPILEHISFLFDLFEVSLSISGLIDLCLQLLKELPEVELLLSQRNSVLSRNYLTNVGLYIVGVLRRFHCCLLLSPESTAAAFESLCRIVKHVTNPADCSSAERCILAYLYDLYSCCSFLKAKNGQLDSSLTSSNSSSSRGSSGVAMNTGSEVFAFSNAYPKIKQTIFAPVVSLPKSVHPLNRDFLQDYITSPRRKPEPHILRQLSDSAQLRYSFVFNVVVAVCNEADNDKLNDIALLCAELTAGCSALSAEWLGVLTSLCYSATAYIDVSTQVDVQDNSIHHNLAVLFSVLLARHCFGLQDFLLYVGVPSLVKIWNEGGRSDTDPEAEAGARLTCHLVLRLFKTSDAPHPACYSNSSHSVNASPHHTLQQTAPSSLGVKLACDRHLLAATHNSISVGPVLAVLKAILVLADRVPPEGKSSRLTGSGSNINSSNRLGVGNSSMANEVSISHILGTSWSGDLDLDFGSSNFGVGGGRNSFGGATENVPLASYARYVLRQICSQPWVHQRCLQNPEELLKLDGLLDSCLSLRQAQRLLQMISRPDSGASVVEDISNEHQDYRQVVNRVLESLDQWRLRVAWLDLQLLCQQLTSIGSGGASSTDMNQLLEAIARAVLDVFELSTTPGVKEEPDQSGGSSSLKKRTEAASATPSSSVSGSAIKSHPSLSISLIAPLVSKLPGTVQGRILKVASQVLESCNWGLVSKGKDKERNIPNPTLAFRSKSLLSYEPLLSLVMTCLKGQDEQREMFLSSLHSQLSHFNLLLKEDRLYQGEDIRARQAMLEALQLRFSLVGGLFDSILRNPMVAIDWAILLTQLVTNGVVDASNNTELFTTLQDMLATLLHSTLVTDGQSDRGEDSRKYYPILIKKLKKELAERKGSPSIQCIKQLLPLPKLTSEFVTCEPYGTLTDTKGNKISGFDSNDKKQGHRLYEKQRVSPWEILEGHKTAAPLSWAWFGAVRVERKPLRHQEVQRLLRHHTHALHKPASYYLEHPILPPEELEPPVVEKIVPKEEVCFKMEIPSSDQSPRGVTKRGQKTNQRRPRGRRGAAAAAAAAAAAATVSQPTVGGGYQSPVASGMYPPQPPPQWNNYTAPAPPASQQGTVPTPAAFFPQQTIGPRFPSERPGTQSRQALSNMLRQRHTSTQFVPGSGANPAGANPAAVPSAPPTGAGGGAMPNNPRVAPGPVAGGGANQQQFPNISMVDKQRQQQFMRQQMRQQHTGGNVFGQQGPQQAQPQQQQQQQQQQQQQQQQQQQQQQVQMAPGGFSNIHTPMNQNFGMFQSGTPGMQQLVNPQQQQAQSQPAQQQPQQQGMMGQHFPQAAGNFPMQQTQPQGNMILMQQQHQQPQGRGMNATPMRPPFMQSAGMQMNAAQPNQFVRGAMPNQQQAVRLQHQQMVAIQQQQQMQHNMGQQQQHNQHYHQPF comes from the exons ATGGCTTGTTTATCAATGGAAAATCGTCCTCTTAAAAAATTGAGATTAGGACCGCCCGATGTTTACCCACAGGAtcccaaacaaaaagag GATGAACTGACTCCTGTCAATGTGAAACAAGGATTTTCTCATACACCCAATCTTAATCAGTCTGAAGAGTATGGATCTGCTAAAAATCACAACTTTTCTTTATCAAAG GTCCAAACTTTTATTAATGGAGTgcttacaaaaaaacaagaaatcaacaCATTGCCTGATACTGGCCGAAAACGCCAACTCATCAATCCcaaagaaaatttccataaTGTTACTCCAAAGTCCAAGGCATTCATTGAGTCTTGGTTCAAAGACTTAGCAGGCAGCAAACCTTTGATGAATCTAGGAAAAAGA GTGCCAATATTCAAcaagaaggaagaaatatttatCCAACTAAGTGAATATCAGGTTCCTATGTCTAGAGCAATATGGTTAATCAAGATGACATCTGCGTATTCAGTGGCTATTTCTGaagccaaaatgaaaaagcgTCAAGTTCCAGATTCCTCTCAAG aGTGGACTAGTACATTGGTCCGGTTCATAAAGGAACAAATTGTGAAACTACAAGATTTCTATCAAAAATCCACAAATAGTGGAGGAACTTCTGCTGCATATGCTTCAAATGCTACTGCATATCATAATGGTAGCCCTTTGATGAGTGATGAACAGAAGCTTGCTCTTCGCCAATTTAATTATTGCCAGCAATTATGCAAAGTGATGTTTGAG GAGGGACTTCTTGAATGCCAAGATTTCTTACAATGGCAGTTGGACATgcttgaaaaatgtaaaacttgTGATGATGGTCTTCTCAAGTTTATTATTCCATTAATCTTGCAGTATGTAGATGAATTTACACAGTGTGAAATTCTGAGTCGAAAGCTTGTTTTTCAG GTGTGTAGAAGAATTTCACCGCTTCTATCGAACGATCAAATCAGCGAAGGATCAGTTTCGTTAGATGTGGGAAATTGTGGGCAGCATAGGAGTGTTCTTCTTCAAATGTCTGCCATCATTCAAGCAGTCGTTCTTCATTGTCCGACGGCGTTAGTGTGGAACCATTctggagaaggaaaaatatcatCTCATTTGGTTGGATCCCCTTTAGATCATTTGCCTATTCCTCCGTCAGCATTACCTATGGCTCCTCGTTTTTCAAACGATCAC GTCCGTCAGATGCTTCGAGAAGCTGAGAATGCCATCAAACAGCGTAGTAAGGCTGCCGAATCACGATGGCCTTTAGATAAACTGATTCATCACTCCGAAATCAATTGTAGTGTTAAA cagaaacaacaaaatcagcCACAGACTGGGATTATAACAGCACGAGTGCTTCAGGCTCTCGAAGCATTGGATCTTCATAGTTTCGACCGTGTAGACTTGACCAACAG TATCGATTCACTGTACGTCAAAATATTTCCGGCAATTGGGGGAAACAAAGGAAATGTTGATCCTGCAACTGTAGAGCAAATTGGCCAATTCGCCAAACAGGATGAACCGTTTGTTCGCCTGTTGTGTCAATGGGCAGTTAGTGATCAACGATATGGAGAACACCGCGCGATTGCAGCTGCTCTGCTTCTAGAAAAGAGACAAATGGATTTGGTGGCTTTAACAGAAAGTGATGCTGTTGGAGGCGAAGACAATGATACCGACGAAAATTTGGCTGCCGTTTCCGCCGTCCAACCCGTTTATCAG ggatttttaatgaaatttcttGACTCCGAAGCACCAGTGCTCAATGAATCAAGTTCCGGGCACAACAATCGAACAGTTTTTGCGTCTTTGGTTCATTTATACTATGAACTCATCAAGCATGACGTGTTCTCTCATGACATGTACATGTGTACTTTGATTTCGCGAGGTGATCTTCTCTCAGTTACACCTGGCCATAGTGGAGCTACGGTTGCTCCGTCAAATTCGGGTCATTTTGCTGGCACTCCAAGCAGCGGAATGAGTAGTTTAACGGGATTCCAATGTATGAATGATTTACGCTGTGAAATGGATGACAGTAAAATAGACGACGATCTTGGGAAGTTGTTGCAACATatcaaagaagaacaacaaattGTCATG GACACGCCTGATTCTCCCAAAGATGAAAGTCATAACACACTTGAAACTGGTcgaggagagaaagagggtAAACGTCAATCAAGACACCTCCTGTTTACCACTCATTTTCCTTTGCCTCAG GATGATAGTTTAATCCACGACTGCAATCAACGACACATTCTGCTGTACGGAGTTGGAAAAGCACGCGAAGAATCTCGCCATGCTGTTAAAAAAGTCTCAAAGGAAATGTGTCGCCTTTTTCACAAGAAGCTAGCGATTGATGTCCAAACGGAAGGGACTAATCTAGCTGGAGGAGTCGGAGCCTTTGTAGGTTCTTCGAAATCCCGAAAACACTCGTCGCGCCTCGagttcaattttgaattgagcATGCAACGCTTTCTATCGTTATCTTACTTTGATCGTCATGCCGTAGCTGCCCAAGCAGCCTCAACTTGTATGGAAATGATCAATAGCTTCACCGTTGGAGGAGCAGCGTATTTGCCTATTTTGgaacacatttcttttctcttcgatCTCTTCGAAGTTTCGCTAAGTATAAGTGGACTCATAGATCTATGTCTACAGCTCCTTAAAG AACTTCCTGAAGTTGAGCTCCTGCTGTCTCAAAGGAACTCGGTTCTTAGTCGTAACTACCTAACCAACGTAGGACTGTATATCGTTGGCGTACTTCGCCGTTTTCACTGCTGTCTACTACTCTCACCCGAGtcgactgctgctgcgttTGAATCGCTATGCCGGATTGTCAAGCACGTTACGAATCCTGCCGATTGCAGTTCGGCGGAACGCTGCATTTTAGCGTATTTGTACGACTTGTACAGTTGCTGCTCATTCCTTAAG GCCAAAAACGGTCAATTGGATTCATCTCTAACGAGTTCAAACTCATCTTCTAGTCGCGGCAGTAGTGGTGTGGCTATGAATACCGGAAGTGAAGTGTTTGCATTCTCTAACGCGTACcctaaaattaaacaaaccaTATTTGCCCCTGTCGTATCACTACCGAAATCCGTGCATCCATTGAACCGGGATTTTCTCCAGGACTACATAACTAGTCCACGCCGAAAGCCCGAGCCACACATTTTGCGTCAACTGTCGGACTCTGCACAATTGCGTTATAGCTTCGTCTTCAACGTTGTAGTAGCTGTGTGCAATGAAGCTGACAATGATAAGCTAAATGATATTGCACTTCTCTGTGCCGAATTGACCGCCGGATGTTCGGCACTGTCCGCCGAGTGGTTAGGAGTGTTGACATCTCTCTGCTATTCGGCCACGGCTTACATAGATGTCTCAACACAGGTAGATGTTCAG GATAATTCCATCCACCACAATTTAGCTGTACTGTTTTCGGTACTTTTAGCGCGTCATTGCTTTGGGCTTCAGGATTTTTTGCTATATGTTGGAGTTCCTTCGTTGGTTAAAATATGGAACGAAGGGGGCCGTTCCGATACCGATCCGGAAGCCGAAGCTGGTGCGCGTTTGACTTGCCACCTCGTGTTGAGACTGTTTAAGACGTCGGATGCTCCACATCCTGCGTGTTACAGCAATAGCAGCCACAGTGTGAATGCCTCCCCTCATCACACATTGCAACAAACCGCGCCTTCCTCTTTGGGTGTAAAACTAGCGTGTGATCGCCATCTCCTAGCGGCTACTCACAATAGCATTTCTGTCGGTCCTGTCTTAGCGGTACTCAAAGCAATTCTGGTGCTGGCAGATCGCGTTCCACCCGAAG GTAAAAGTAGCCGGCTGACAGGCAGTGGAAGCAACATCAACAGCAGTAACAGGTTAGGTGTAGGTAACAGTTCGATGGCCAACGAAGTCAGCATCTCCCACATCTTGGGAACCTCTTGGAGCGGTGATTTAGACTTGGACTTTGGTTCGAGCAATTTTGGAGTCGGAGGCGGTCGTAACAGTTTTGGTGGGGCTACCGAGAACGTGCCATTGGCTTCCTACGCCAGATATGTTTTGAGGCAAATTTGCTCTCAGCCTTGGGTTCATCAACGTTGTTTGCAAAATCCTGAAGAATTGCTGAAACTGGATGGCCTTCTCGATAGCTGCTTAAGCTTACGTCAAGCTCAGCGTCTTCTCCAGATGATAAGCCGTCCCGATTCGGGTGCCAGTGTAGTTGAGGATATCAGTAACGAACACCAAGATTATCGACAG GTCGTTAACCGTGTTTTAGAGAGTCTCGATCAATGGCGGTTACGAGTTGCTTGGTTGGACCTGCAACTGCTTTGCCAGCAATTAACTTCAATAGGCAGTGGAGGGGCATCCTCTACTGACATGAATCAATTATTGGAGGCTATCGCTCGCGCTGTTCTTGACGTGTTTGAACTGTCTACAACACCAGGTGTAAAAGAGGAGCCAGATCAGAGCGGAGGATCCAGTTCTCTGAAAAAGCGAACCGAAGCGGCATCTGCTACCCCATCCTCTTCTGTTTCCGGTTCCGCCATCAAATCGCATCCGAGTCTGTCAATTTCGTTGATTGCTCCCTTAGTGTCGAAGCTTCCAGGAACTGTTCAAGGGCGAATTCTCAAAGTGGCAAGCCAA GTACTTGAAAGCTGCAATTGGGGTCTAGTTTCCAAGGGAAAAGATAAAGAGCGCAACATTCCAAACCCCACACTAGCTTTTCGTTCCAAATCGTTGCTGTCTTACGAACCTTTGTTATCTCTGGTGATGACATGTCTTAAAGGACAAGACGAGCAACGCGagatgtttctttcttctcttcattCTCAATTGTCGCACTTCAATTTATTGCTCAAAGAGGATCGCCTCTATCAGGGTGAAGACATCCGAGCGCGACAGGCAATGCTAGAAGCATTGCAACTCCGTTTTAGTCTTGTTGGCG GTTTATTTGATTCTATTTTGCGTAATCCAATGGTAGCCATAGATTGGGCTATCCTGTTGACTCAGCTAGTGACTAACGGAGTAGTGGATGCATCCAATAATACCGAACTCTTTACGACATTGCAAGATATGTTGGCTACCTTACTGCACTCCACCCTAGTGACTGACGGCCAATCTGATCGTGGTGAAGACAGCCGTAAATACTACCCGATcctgattaaaaaattgaaaaaagaattagcTGAACGCAAAGGATCTCCATCCATTCAATGTATCAAACAACTTCTTCCCCTACCGAAGCTAACCAGTGAATTTGTGACGTGTGAACCTTATGGGACTCTAACCGATACCAAG GGAAACAAAATTAGCGGATTTGATAGCAATGACAAGAAACAAGGACACCGACTGTATGAAAAACAGCGAGTTTCTCCCTGGGAAATACTGGAAGGCCACAAAACAGCTGCTCCACTCTCTTGGGCTTGGTTTGGAGCTGTTCGTGTCGAGCGGAAACCACTTCGGCACCAAGAAGTCCAACGGCTGCTGCGTCATCATACACATGCCTTGCACAAACCTGCATCATACTATCTAGAACACCCAATCCTTCCGCCGGAAGAATTGGAACCTCCTGTAGTGGAAAAGATTGTCccgaaagaagaagtttgCTTCAAAATGGAGATACCGTCTTCTGATCAATCACCTAGAGGAGTAACGAAACGTGGACAGAAAACGAACCAACGTCGACCGCGGGGCAGAAGAGgcgctgcagctgctgcagcggcggccgccgccgctgccacAGTTTCTCAACCG ACCGTTGGAGGAGGTTATCAGAGCCCAGTTGCATCCGGAATGTATCCACCTCAACCACCTCCTCAGTGGAATAATTACACAGCGCCAGCCCCACCAGCCTCTCAACAAGGAACAGTCCCAACACCGGCTGCATTTTTCCCGCAACAAACGATCGGTCCGAGATTCCCAAGCGAAAGACCGGGCACCCAATCACGCCAGGCGTTGAGCAATATGCTTAGACAGAGGCATACAAGTACTCAGTTCGTACCCGGCTCTGGGGCCAATCCTGCTGGTGCCAATCCTGCTGCTGTACCCTCGGCTCCGCCCACTGGAGCTGGAGGAGGAGCCATGCCCAACAATCCGCGAGTCGCACCAGGTCCAgtggctggtggtggtgcaaACCAACAGCAATTTCCAAACATTTCGATGGTAGACAAACAGAGACAGCAGCAGTTCATGCGTCAGCAAATGCGACAGCAGCACACAGGAGGTAACGTCTTTGGACAGCAAGGACCGCAACAGGCACagccacaacagcagcaacaacaacaacaacaacagcagcagcagcagcaacaacaacagcaacaacaacaagtgcAAATGGCTCCTGGTGGATTTTCAAACATACACACACCCATGAATCAGAATTTCGGCATGTTCCAAAGCGGAACACCTGGTATGCAACAACTCGTCAATCCCCAACAACAGCAGGCCCAATCACAACCCgcacaacaacagccacaGCAGCAAGGAATGATGGGGCAGCATTTTCCTCAAG CAGCTGGAAATTTCCCCATGCAACAAACGCAGCCACAAGGGAATATGATCCTCATGCAACAGCAACATCAACAGCCCCAGGGGCGTGGAATGAACGCTACTCCCATGCGCCCGCCGTTTATGCAGAGCGCCGGGATGCAAATGAACGCGGCACAGCCAAACCAATTCGTTAGAGGAGCTATGCCTAATCAGCAGCAAGCTGTTCGGTTACAACACCAACAAATGGTGGCtatacaacagcaacaacaaatgcAGCACAACAtggggcagcagcaacaacataaTCAGCATTACCATCAGCccttttaa